The following coding sequences are from one Trypanosoma brucei gambiense DAL972 chromosome 2, complete sequence window:
- a CDS encoding tubulin-tyrosine ligase, putative: protein MSEFPLVSPNVDSDRPPLGAAPRFFLGESNFSVYEEMARQLKEMGWCEVRSKGRLPTCDVILGDRFTIPYPLLRCECLPPTSRYSGSRWLNYFRGSHRLTLKASMARLLQKADSTCGEWMPRSYVLGGDQERRKDDREAFLEHAVRDPTQVWIIKPSSGCKGKDIVLTRSVAELEVFISELDPKCRRIYLVQQYVQRPLLYRGRKFDMRVWALLKSPYTIYAFTKGSCRTSSSPYDPDDIEDYLVHLTNHCLQEDAPEFGQYEEGNELWFEQVGAYLHEVYRKRILEDHILPQIASIIIRTLLAARAELQVLENEPYQCFQLFGYDVIVDEGLSVMLLEINGSPGIASKYLQPLVREIIKLVDGGEALNEWNVDAVGFVKLWAEGDELPIGST from the coding sequence ATGAGTGAGTTCCCGTTGGTGTCACCTAACGTGGATTCTGATCGTCCCCCCTTAGGTGCGGCACCCCGTTTCTTCCTTGGAGAGTCGAACTTCAGTGTGTATGAAGAAATGGCCAGGCaattgaaggaaatgggGTGGTGCGAAGTGCGGTCGAAAGGTCGGCTCCCGACGTGTGATGTTATTTTGGGAGATCGCTTCACAATTCCATACCCACTGCTTCGCTGCGAGTGCTTACCACCTACTTCACGTTACAGCGGCAGCAGGTGGCTAAATTATTTTCGAGGATCGCACCGGCTGACGTTAAAGGCATCCATGGCACGCCTGTTGCAGAAGGCTGACAGCACCTGTGGAGAGTGGATGCCGCGGTCATATGTTCTTGGTGGTGATCAAGAGCGACGGAAGGATGATAGAGAAGCATTCCTGGAGCACGCAGTGAGGGACCCCACTCAAGTGTGGATCATCAAACCGAGCAGTGGCTGCAAGGGAAAGGATATTGTGTTGACACGCAGCGTGGCGGAGCTTGAAGTTTTCATCTCGGAGTTGGACCCGAAGTGCCGCAGAATATACTTGGTACAGCAGTACGTTCAGCGTCCGCTGCTCTATCGAGGGAGGAAGTTTGACATGCGCGTTTGGGCGCTGCTGAAATCGCCGTACACAATATATGCCTTTACAAAGGGAAGTTGTCGCACTTCCAGTAGTCCGTATGACCCAGACGACATCGAAGACTATCTCGTTCACCTCACAAATCACTGCCTACAGGAAGATGCTCCGGAGTTTGGACAGTACGAGGAAGGCAACGAGTTATGGTTTGAGCAAGTCGGTGCTTACTTGCATGAAGTTTACCGAAAGCGAATCCTTGAGGACCACATCCTGCCACAGATTGCTAGCATCATTATTCGTACACTGCTAGCCGCGCGGGCAGAGCTTCAAGTGCTGGAAAACGAACCCTATCAGTGCTTCCAGTTGTTTGGTTACGATGTCATCGTGGACGAGGGGTTAAGCGTAATGTTATTGGAGATAAACGGATCGCCGGGGATCGCGAGCAAGTATTTGCAGCCACTAGTACGGGAGATAATTAAACTCGTCGATGGAGGCGAGGCGTTGAACGAGTGGAACGTTGATGCGGTTGGATTTGTAAAACTCTGGGCGGAGGGCGATGAATTGCCTATCGGGAGCACGTGA
- a CDS encoding protein kinase, putative: MERYKLRPYPSARTPSSALYLCVDQLTERELAVKVIGKGNPSADRRVRRLLHGVQMVARAGPHQNLIAVHGVYDSDGNVYVFMDYAEGGTLLNYIKRRGPLPEGVTIQVVRQLLEALAHLHGRGVMHRDIKAENILIREPTEGRKPLGRVCICDYGFATCSTPTNECVGSPGYCAPEIALIGITQGPKADENGYCYDEKCDIWSLGVTTYAMLSGQLPFTGGTPTDVFKSILRDSVPFSSPTWGNVSHEAKKFVLYLMTFKASNRPSARAALGHPWLVV; the protein is encoded by the coding sequence ATGGAGCGGTACAAGCTGCGCCCATACCCGTCCGCCCGCACTCCGAGCAGTGCTCTGTACCTCTGCGTTGACCAACTGACTGAAAGGGAGCTTGCCGTGAAGGTTATCGGCAAAGGGAACCCATCGGCTGATCGCAGGGTCCGGCGGTTGCTTCATGGAGTTCAAATGGTTGCGCGCGCAGGGCCACATCAAAACCTTATCGCCGTCCACGGTGTCTACGATTCCGATGGtaatgtatatgtgtttatgGACTACGCGGAGGGTGGAACGTTATTGAACTACATAAAGCGTCGAGGGCCACTCCCAGAGGGAGTTACTATTCAGGTTGTAAGACAGCTGTTGGAAGCACTTGCGCACCTCCACGGCCGAGGTGTAATGCATCGCGACATTAAAGCAGAGAACATCCTAATTCGTGAGCCCACGGAAGGGAGGAAGCCCCTGGGGCGTGTGTGCATCTGTGATTATGGTTTCGCGACGTGCTCAACCCCAACAAACGAGTGCGTGGGTTCTCCAGGGTACTGTGCTCCGGAGATAGCTCTAATCGGAATCACGCAAGGACCGAAGGCGGATGAGAATGGCTACTGTTACGATGAGAAGTGTGACATTTGGTCATTGGGAGTCACTACGTATGCAATGTTAAGCGGACAGCTCCCCTTTACCGGAGGCACACCAACAGATGTGTTTAAAAGTATCCTTCGGGATAGCGTGCCATTCAGTTCCCCCACGTGGGGTAATGTAAGCCACGAGGCAAAGAAGTTTGTTCTTTACCTGATGACCTTCAAGGCAAGTAACAGGCCTTCTGCCCGAGCGGCACTGGGGCACCCTTGGTTAGTTGTGTAA
- a CDS encoding aldo-keto reductase, putative, which produces MPGVNVMSYKPLGGPVLGVTRMLQMRNGYTIPQCGFGTYRMTPTEAGAAVEYAVQAGFRHFDCAKAYCNQFAVGDGLRRAISSGRVKRDDLFVTSKLWPTDQHPENVEKACRETLEELKVSYLDLYLIHWPVAWRHSPKFKTEEDKYPKHDSGLPAVDERVKLTDTWRAMCALVDKGLVRSIGLSNCSEKHIAEVMGDGDLYAPVLNQIELHPALVQRDLLNVHRTKRMLTASYSPLGMPSRFTSPDYKGLLTHEALLPLSEHSGFSVARLLLNWNLDMHNVVIVRSTRRDHIQSNAKASLYTLSDPVRMILDRFQDREGTVRTINPTNFIHSGESFFS; this is translated from the coding sequence ATGCCTGGGGTTAACGTGATGAGCTACAAGCCGCTTGGTGGACCTGTGCTCGGTGTAACGCGGATGTTACAGATGAGGAATGGGTACACCATTCCTCAGTGTGGGTTTGGGACATACAGAATGACCCCTACCGAAGCCGGGGCGGCTGTCGAATATGCGGTGCAGGCGGGATTCCGTCATTTCGACTGCGCCAAGGCTTACTGCAACCAATTTGCTGTGGGTGATGGATTGCGGCGCGCCATATCGTCGGGGAGGGTGAAGCGAGATGATTTGTTTGTAACGTCCAAGCTCTGGCCAACCGACCAGCATCCTGAAAATGTGGAAAAGGCCTGTAGGGAGACGTTAGAAGAGCTAAAAGTTTCCTATCTAGATCTCTACCTCATACATTGGCCTGTTGCGTGGCGCCACTCACCCAAATTTAAAACCGAAGAAGACAAATATCCCAAGCATGATAGCGGCCTGCCTGCCGTGGACGAGAGAGTGAAACTTACGGACACATGGAGGGCAATGTGTGCACTAGTTGATAAGGGGCTGGTGCGTTCTATTGGGCTTTCTAACTGTTCTGAGAAACATATTGCGGAGGTAATGGGGGACGGTGACTTGTACGCACCTGTGCTTAATCAGATCGAGCTCCATCCTGCACTTGTGCAGCGGGACCTCCTCAACGTACACCGCACCAAAAGGATGCTAACAGCATCGTATAGCCCACTTGGGATGCCTTCAAGGTTCACCTCACCGGACTACAAGGGTCTTCTGACTCATGAAGCGCTGTTGCCCCTATCTGAGCACTCGGGCTTCAGTGTAGCTCGCCTTCTGCTTAACTGGAACCTTGACATGCACAACGTGGTAATTGTGCGCTCGACAAGGAGGGACCACATTCAATCAAATGCAAAGGCGTCGCTCTATACTCTCTCCGATCCTGTTCGGATGATACTTGACCGGTTTCAGGATCGTGAAGGAACCGTGAGGACAATTAACCCCACAAACTTCATCCACTCCGGCGAGAGTTTCTTTTCGTAA
- a CDS encoding chaperone protein DNAj, putative yields the protein MWRKRRRYDQFGEKGVESEGVGIDPSDIFSSFFGGRRARGEAKPKDIVHQQPVPLETFYNGKTIKLAIIRDRLCDSCNGSGSKDPKVSSRCVECDGRGVKIITRSIGPGFVQQMQVACPRCGGKGTDIKEEHKCQSCRGQQIVKDKKVFDVVVEKGMQHGDSVTFQGEGDQIPGVRLSGDIIIILDEKPHPVFTRKGDHLLIHHKISLAEALTGFTMNIKHLDERAISIRSTNVIDPQKLWSVSREGMPIPGTGGTERGDLVIKFDVVYPSAQSLSGDGIEPLRRILGYPKQEEPAPEATEHTLAVTYVDLDREARRRRTAANDDDDDAGQHVHTGATCTQQ from the coding sequence atgtggaggaaaaggagacgCTACGACCAGTTTGGCGAGAAGGGCGTTGAGTCAGAGGGCGTCGGCATCGACCCATCGGATATCTTTTCCAGTTTCTTTGGTGGGAGACGCGCACGTGGAGAGGCCAAACCAAAAGATATTGTTCATCAGCAGCCCGTGCCCCTCGAAACTTTTTATAATGGTAAGACGATTAAGTTGGCTATTATACGTGATCGGCTTTGCGATTCTTGCAACGGTTCCGGCTCTAAAGATCCCAAGGTTTCCTCGCGGTGCGTGGAATGTGATGGTCGTGGCGTTAAGATAATTACTCGTTCGATTGGACCCGGCTTTGTTCAACAGATGCAGGTCGCGTGTCCAAGGTGCGGCGGAAAGGGTACGGATATTAAAGAAGAGCATAAGTGCCAGAGTTGCAGAGGCCAACAGATCGTTAAGGATAAAAAGgtttttgatgttgttgtggaGAAGGGCATGCAGCATGGGGACAGTGTGACTTTCCAGGGTGAGGGCGATCAAATACCGGGTGTTCGCCTTTCTGGTGACATTATCATCATACTGGATGAAAAACCCCATCCTGTCTTCACGCGCAAAGGTGATCATCTCCTCATTCACCACAAAATATCGTTGGCAGAAGCGCTAACAGGTTTCACAATGAACATTAAGCATCTTGATGAACGTGCCATTTCTATACGATCCACTAACGTAATCGATCCCCAAAAATTATGGAGCGTGAGCAGGGAGGGTATGCCCATTCCCGGAACGGGTGGCACGGAGCGAGGTGACCTGGTAATCAAGTTCGACGTTGTATACCCGTCCGCACAAAGCCTCTCTGGAGATGGCATTGAGCCACTGCGCAGAATCCTCGGGTATCCAAAGCAAGAAGAGCCTGCGCCTGAGGCCACGGAGCACACGCTGGCTGTAACTTACGTTGATCTGGATAGAGAAGCCAGACGCCGTCGCACTGCCGCGAACGACGACGACGATGATGCGGGTCAACATGTACACACCGGTGCAACGTGTACGCAGCAATAG
- a CDS encoding TPR-repeat protein, putative, which produces MDYAAAIKQQAEDLQDELKDLALWQEEVARQHEVNKMKKSATFVTNSVPPIRGTVPSLKEAVLKSAGVVEKEDPVKKQKDKGNELFQSGKLQEAVEAYAVGIDLDPEGPMAHVLYGNRALCYLKLERWSDAERDASSCVRLNRTYAKGYFRRATARKQLGNLKGARTDLEAVLALSPNDVSATNEMSLVTKMIRADRDGAEPVTRKKIVITEVDDDDDEQCVGEGARDKTASPSVIESNTGRHPNTVGDQVVKNEIAELERFRAAQRDAQEARSRERETKLQYKGHTSSRVEIVEEINNESKEGVVVSSSPLSLNNGVTSASAQECPSRELAAVSTSGAAQRPATFKDKKMNEPVVPRMLKPTVKWTKDTLKAPKSFTEFERVFLDLKDDEELLCFYVSVIPPGSMQVLFGSNMTPDILLGMLKAAGRLSGTSTVSFLKGLCTVKRVRDISLFFDDCEKKVVEEVMDVVVSCGASDEDVSLFRRQLGVI; this is translated from the coding sequence ATGGATTACGCCGCCGCAATAAAGCAGCAGGCAGAAGATCTGCAAGACGAGCTGAAGGACTTGGCTTTATGGCAGGAGGAAGTTGCACGTCAGCATGAAGTGAACAAGATGAAAAAGTCAGCCACATTTGTCACAAACTCTGTTCCTCCTATAAGAGGAACAGTACCATCCCTGAAGGAAGCCGTTTTGAAGAGCGCTGGTGTTGTTGAGAAGGAGGACCCtgtgaagaaacagaaagacaaAGGTAACGAACTGTTCCAAAGTGGGAAACTCCAGGAAGCAGTGGAGGCATATGCTGTGGGTATAGACCTTGACCCAGAAGGGCCGATGGCACACGTGCTCTACGGCAACCGAGCGCTTTGTTACTTGAAGTTGGAGAGATGGTCTGATGCCGAACGGGATGCCTCCTCTTGTGTTCGTCTTAACCGCACATACGCCAAAGGGTACTTTCGCCGCGCTACAGCCAGGAAACAGCTAGGGAATTTAAAAGGAGCGCGTACAGACCTAGAGGCAGTGTTGGCGCTTTCACCGAATGATGTAAGTGCCACAAATGAGATGTCGTTAGTAACCAAAATGATCCGAGCAGATCGAGATGGCGCTGAACCGGTTACCAGGAAAAAGATTGTTATTACCGAGGTtgacgacgatgatgatgagcaaTGTGTGGGCGAGGGTGCTCGAGACAAGACGGCCTCTCCAAGTGTGATTGAAAGCAACACCGGTCGACACCCTAACACCGTGGGAGATCAGGTAGTGAAAAATGAGATCGCTGAGTTGGAGAGGTTTCGGGCGGCCCAACGAGACGCACAGGAAGCCAGGtcaagagaaagggaaaccaAATTGCAGTACAAAGGACATACTTCGTCGAGAGTGGAGATTGTGGAAGAAATCAACAATGAGAGTAAGGAAGGAGTAGTTGTTTCTTCGTCCCCTCTGTCACTAAACAACGGAGTGACGTCAGCGTCGGCACAAGAATGTCCTTCGAGAGAACTAGCCGCGGTTTCAACGAGCGGTGCAGCGCAACGACCGGCGACCTttaaagacaaaaagatgaATGAGCCTGTTGTCCCTCGCATGCTAAAGCCGACTGTAAAGTGGACTAAGGATACTTTGAAAGCACCCAAGTCGTTTACAGAATTTGAGCGAGTTTTTTTAGACCTTAAGGACGATGAGGAACTGCTCTGTTTTTATGTTTCGGTTATACCCCCTGGGAGCATGCAGGTGCTTTTTGGAAGCAATATGACACCTGATATTCTTCTTGGTATGCTGAAAGCGGCAGGAAGGCTTTCAGGAACATCAacggtttcttttctcaaGGGACTGTGTACCGTGAAACGCGTGAGGGATATCTCACTGTTCTTTGATGACTGCGAGAAGAAGGTGGTCGAGGAGGTGATGGATGTTGTTGTCTCTTGCGGAGCTTCTGATGAGGATGTGAGCCTGTTTAGGCGGCAACTTGGGGTTATATAG
- a CDS encoding synaptobrevin, putative, producing the protein MLISASFVSYQRVIVAEHRVTATMKGVVDVMLEQLPRYDTKAVYQYDESVFHFLVENELVYGCVTGVDHTKRVVFEFLSRIRDFFKKEFAGSDRRYPRPSAISFSACSKFGAVLSDNMRSFNETNSTDKLGEINKLVDDTKHTMLGNIDVLIDRGERIELLCHKTEVLNTGSRAFQSSARSLKWKVCMGKMRFVIGTFLLFLFFATISFIFICGTNLKCKK; encoded by the coding sequence ATGCTTATATCTGCCTCCTTTGTGTCTTACCAGCGCGTGATCGTTGCAGAACATCGTGTTACGGCTACAATGAAaggtgttgttgatgttatgCTCGAGCAGCTTCCTCGTTATGACACTAAAGCCGTCTATCAGTATGATGAAAGcgtgtttcattttcttgttgAAAATGAACTTGTGTACGGTTGTGTCACAGGTGTGGATCACACAAAGCGCGTGGTATTTGAATTTTTGTCACGTATCCGTGatttctttaaaaaagagtTTGCTGGTAGCGATAGGCGATATCCACGACCCTCAGCTATTTCTTTCAGTGCTTGCAGTAAATTCGGCGCAGTGCTTTCAGATAATATGCGGTCATTCAATGAAACTAATAGTACAGATAAACTTGGTGAAATTAATAAACTTGTTGATGATACGAAGCATACAATGTTGGGGAACATAGACGTGCTAATTGATCGCGGGGAGCGAATTGAATTATTGTGTCATAAGACGGAAGTGCTTAACACCGGATCCCGTGCTTTTCAGTCCAGTGCTAGGTCGTTAAAGTGGAAAGTGTGTATGGGAAAGATGCGGTTTGTTATTGGGacgtttttacttttccttttctttgcaaccatatctttcattttcatttgcgGCACTAACCTCAAGTGCAAAAAGTAG
- a CDS encoding 3-oxoacyl-(acyl-carrier protein) reductase,putative: MPWNLQGRVAVVVGASSTVGRQVASRLADEHRMRLACVSRRGCGSSLPSGCVAFKADLTVAPESDTVMKQVKETLGPVSLLVNCAGVTLNKIHVRCTDTDYDVLMNVNLRGALHITRSALRHGGMLQVGDGSVVHIGSLVGCMGNEGQVIYSASKAALSGAVKSWAREYGPKNIRFNVIAPALIEGEGMATTLTENQIEEWRQRCPLRRLATVTDVVDAVVGVACCPFISGQTIHVDGGMW, translated from the coding sequence ATGCCATGGAACCTTCAAGGCCGGGTCGCAGTTGTGGTTGGAGCTTCGTCCACCGTTGGTCGGCAAGTGGCTTCACGGCTTGCTGATGAGCACCGTATGCGATTGGCGTGCGTTTCCAGAAGGGGTTGCGGTAGCTCCCTTCCGTCGGGGTGCGTCGCATTCAAAGCGGATCTCACAGTCGCACCAGAGTCCGACACTGTAATGAAgcaagtgaaggaaacactTGGTCCTGTTTCTCTCCTTGTAAACTGCGCGGGAGTCACGCTCAACAAAATTCATGTGCGTTGCACAGACACGGACTACGATGTACTTATGAATGTCAACCTACGGGGGGCGCTCCACATCACGCGTTCAGCACTCCGTCATGGTGGCATGCTTCAGGTAGGGGACGGCTCTGTTGTACACATTGGGTCTCTCGTGGGTTGTATGGGCAATGAGGGTCAGGTTATTTATTCCGCTTCGAAAGCAGCACTGAGTGGCGCAGTGAAGTCGTGGGCGCGTGAGTATGGCCCAAAGAACATTCGCTTTAATGTCATTGCCCCTGCGTTAATTGAAGGCGAAGGAATGGCCACAACGTTGACGGAGAATCAAATCGAAGAGTGGCGGCAGCGCTGTCCGCTACGGCGTTTGGCTACGGTAACTGACGTAGTTGATGCAGTTGTGGGTGTAGCATGCTGCCCCTTTATCAGTGGGCAGACTATACATGTAGATGGGGGAATGTGGTGA
- a CDS encoding T. brucei spp.-specific protein, giving the protein MATRSLSSSVVSLIMSSSHISMGQACFIGVSSTFLCKPNKNILASAFSAASIDKRVPVYLTALLLSSYKLTMKMGTFSLLGSTLCFAANSQNLLRIDRRCSQVDCVLMTLAMQFDYEAHAAITGSWVASFITITSFTGVFVGRKTGDAVSLAGSLPFVSSVSSSTIRSLPGKFSVAFLHSLLPTCGSLAP; this is encoded by the coding sequence ATGGCCACTCGCTCCCTTTCCAGTTCCGTTGTGTCGCTTATCATGTCCAGCTCCCACATCTCCATGGGGCAGGCCTGCTTTATTGGTGTTTCCTCCACTTTTCTCTGCAAACCCAACAAAAACATTCTTGCTAGTGCCTTTTCCGCTGCCAGCATCGACAAAAGAGTTCCTGTATACCTCACGGCGCTGCTTTTGTCCAGTTACAAACTCACAATGAAGATGGGAACATTCTCTTTGCTTGGCTCCACGTTGTGTTTTGCCGCAAACTCGCAGAATCTTCTGAGAATCGACCGCCGCTGCTCCCAAGTTGACTGTGTCCTCATGACCCTTGCTATGCAATTCGATTATGAAGCCCACGCCGCCATAACCGGATCGTGGGTCGCCAGTTTTATAACGATAACTTCGTTTACCGGTGTTTTCGTAGGGCGCAAAACTGGGGATGCCGTTTCTCTTGCTGGCTCTCTTCCCTTTGTGTCCTCTGTGTCCTCCTCTACCATCAGATCTTTACCCGGCAAGTTTTCCGTGGCATTTCTCCATTCGCTATTACCCACTTGTGGGTCCTTGGCCCCGTAA